A genome region from Macrobrachium rosenbergii isolate ZJJX-2024 chromosome 42, ASM4041242v1, whole genome shotgun sequence includes the following:
- the LOC136828116 gene encoding CDK2-associated and cullin domain-containing protein 1-like has translation MDEQMVIERTGDQGVTVAPPRRSLAMSNMTDDDYHNTYWPQLRGAVDRLLQGPPPAPHSGPVIQFEPMYSAAYKCVCQQYSESLYKDLTSHIHKHFLKIALDMRDLDDEQLIISYYNLLNRIIYSLDGIIPIFTYLNRIYVATKLGSNLRAELQSLFCIDVLDPVIERLLAVIRHTTEERPFHIAPHVIAALIKNIHKFNAEYSKKYPQAFVGFIPGILPPMREHELSSYICETQELQASLRQTWANTSTQGRKRHLDEEMST, from the exons ATGGATGAACAAATGGTCATAGAAAGGACAGGAGATCAAGGTGTAACAGTCGCCCCTCCAAGGCGATCTTTAG CTATGTCAAATATGACAGATGATGACTACCACAATACTTACTGGCCCCAACTACGAGGGGCCGTCGATAGGTTATTGCAAGGGCCTCCTCCCGCGCCACACTCAGGTCCAGTTATTCAGTTTGAGCCCATGTACTCTGCCGCCTACAAATGTGTGTGTCAACAGTATTCCGAGTCTCTCTATAAAGACCTCACGTCTCACATCCACaagcattttttaaagattgcGTTAGATATGCGG GATTTGGACGATGAGCAGCTCATTATTAGCTATTACAACTTACTCAATCGTATCATTTATAGTTTAGATGGCATTATACCGATTTTCACATACCTG AATAGGATTTACGTAGCAACCAAGTTGGGTTCTAATCTTCGAGCAGAACTCCAGAGTTTATTTTGTATAGATGTTTTAGACCCAGTGATTGAAAGATTATTAG CTGTCATAAGGCATACAACAGAAGAGAGACCTTTCCATATAGCTCCTCATGTAATTGCAGCACtcatcaaaaatattcataagtttaATGCAGAATATTCTAAGAAATATCCTCAG GCATTTGTTGGCTTCATTCCTGGTATCCTACCTCCCATGCGTGAGCATGAATTATCCAGTTACATCTGTGAAACTCAAGAGCTACAGGCTTCCTTACGACAGACTTGGGCTAACACAAGCACTCAAGGTAGAAAAAGGCATTTGGATGAAGAAATGTCTACTTAG